The window TCCCTAATCCCAGAGTTCATCCGGGCGGCGTTCGGGGATGGCCTCTGTTTTTTTGCCGGTAGCGGCGAATTCCAGGCTTAGGAAGAGGCCGCAGTAGCAGTGGCCGTATTCCGCCTGGTCGGCCAGGTTGTAGCTGCAGGGGCAGGTAATGTCTCGGTCATGCTGCCGGTCACCATCTCCGTCCCTGCAGGGGCAGAGGAAAAAACCGTATCGGTTGTAGTTGGTCTGCAGCCCCTCTTCGATCTTTCGTCGGAATTCCTCGTCCGGATTGG of the Spirochaeta lutea genome contains:
- a CDS encoding ferredoxin-thioredoxin reductase catalytic domain-containing protein, which gives rise to MPKQKSLSQIRTFVERVSAKQGWVPNPDEEFRRKIEEGLQTNYNRYGFFLCPCRDGDGDRQHDRDITCPCSYNLADQAEYGHCYCGLFLSLEFAATGKKTEAIPERRPDELWD